One region of Trinickia violacea genomic DNA includes:
- the rsxB gene encoding electron transport complex subunit RsxB translates to MTHPQTLADRIEDLLPQTQCTKCGYAGCRPYAEAIASGEAGYNQCPPGGEEGVARLAALLGKPVIALNPDNGVERPRPLAVIDEQLCIGCTLCMQACPVDAIVGAPKQMHTIVAELCTGCDLCVAPCPVDCIAMVPVTGAATGWDAWTQPQADAARMRHDRHTARLAREREAAEARAAARRAANHTAAAGAPAAGAPASTAPAVDDAEAKKRAIIQAALERARKKKEELAALGQGPKNVDAVSDDVQAQIDAAEARRRRLGIAPEGASGPPAPDAPSPQTTPKR, encoded by the coding sequence GTGACCCATCCCCAGACCCTCGCAGACCGCATCGAAGATCTGCTTCCCCAGACGCAATGCACGAAGTGCGGCTATGCCGGCTGCCGCCCCTATGCCGAGGCCATCGCCAGCGGCGAGGCCGGCTACAACCAATGTCCGCCCGGCGGCGAGGAAGGCGTGGCGCGGCTCGCCGCGCTGCTTGGCAAGCCCGTCATCGCGCTCAATCCGGACAACGGCGTCGAACGGCCGCGGCCGCTCGCCGTCATCGACGAGCAACTTTGCATCGGCTGCACGCTTTGCATGCAGGCGTGTCCGGTCGATGCAATCGTCGGGGCCCCGAAGCAAATGCACACGATCGTCGCCGAGCTGTGCACGGGCTGCGATCTGTGCGTCGCACCCTGCCCGGTCGACTGCATCGCCATGGTGCCGGTCACTGGCGCGGCAACGGGCTGGGACGCTTGGACACAGCCGCAGGCCGACGCCGCGCGCATGCGGCACGACCGTCACACGGCGCGTCTTGCGCGCGAACGCGAAGCGGCCGAAGCGCGCGCCGCGGCGCGGCGGGCGGCGAACCACACGGCCGCCGCGGGCGCCCCTGCCGCGGGCGCCCCTGCATCGACTGCGCCAGCCGTGGACGACGCCGAGGCCAAGAAGCGCGCCATCATCCAGGCCGCGCTCGAACGCGCGCGCAAGAAGAAGGAAGAGCTGGCTGCACTTGGCCAGGGACCGAAGAACGTCGATGCGGTCAGTGACGATGTGCAAGCCCAAATCGATGCGGCCGAGGCGCGCCGCCGCCGGCTCGGCATCGCGCCGGAAGGCGCGAGCGGCCCCCCCGCGCCCGACGCCCCTTCCCCTCAAACGACGCCTAAGCGCTGA
- a CDS encoding TetR family transcriptional regulator encodes MNQPKIKRDPEGTRRRILLAAAEEFANGGLFGARVDQIARRAETNERMLYYYFGSKEQLFTAVLEYVFSALTEAERALDLNGIAPVEAITRLAHFVWDYYRDHPDLLRLVNNENLHEARYIHKSTRIREMISPIVATLSSILERGQRAGLFRSNVDPLRFYVVLSGLGYYIVSNRFTLEATLGRDFSAPAERGEIVQMNTELLLAYLMRR; translated from the coding sequence ATGAATCAGCCGAAAATCAAAAGAGATCCTGAAGGCACACGGCGCCGAATTCTGCTGGCGGCGGCCGAGGAGTTTGCGAATGGTGGGTTGTTCGGCGCGCGCGTCGATCAGATCGCCCGCCGCGCCGAAACGAACGAGCGCATGCTCTATTACTACTTCGGCAGCAAGGAGCAGCTTTTTACCGCAGTGCTCGAGTACGTGTTCAGCGCGTTGACTGAAGCGGAGCGGGCGCTCGATTTGAACGGCATCGCGCCGGTCGAAGCGATCACGCGGCTCGCGCACTTCGTTTGGGACTACTATCGCGATCACCCCGACTTGCTGCGGCTCGTGAACAACGAGAACCTGCACGAAGCGCGCTACATCCACAAATCGACCCGCATCCGCGAAATGATCTCGCCGATCGTCGCGACGCTTTCGTCGATTCTGGAGCGCGGGCAGCGGGCTGGGCTCTTTCGCTCGAACGTCGATCCGCTGCGCTTTTACGTGGTGCTGTCGGGGCTCGGCTACTACATCGTGTCGAACCGCTTCACGCTCGAGGCGACACTGGGGCGTGATTTCAGCGCGCCCGCCGAGCGCGGCGAGATCGTCCAGATGAACACGGAGCTGTTGCTCGCGTACTTGATGCGGCGTTGA
- a CDS encoding polyhydroxyalkanoate depolymerase, with the protein MLYQFHEFQRALLSPMTAWAQAASKSFANPASPLAYVPGATRLSAAYELLYRLGKDYEKPEFSIHQIVKDGHNIPIVEQTIIEKPFCRLLRFKRYADDSGAVSQLKDEPVVLVCAPLSGHHSTLLRDTVTTLLQDHKVYITDWIDARMVPLEEGEFHLNDYVAYIQEFIRHIGAKNLHVISVCQPTVPVLAAISLLASRGEDTPRTMTMMGGPIDARKSPTSVNSLAVQHSYEWFENNVIHIVPSNYPGVGRHVYPGFLQHTGFVAMNPERHAASHWDFYQSLLRGDEEDAEAHRRFYDEYNAVLDMAAEYYLDTIRIVFQEFRLAEGTWVIDGEPVRPQDIKKTALFTIEGELDDISGDGQTRAAQDLCSGIPAKNKRHFTAEKCGHYGIFSGRRWRTIIYPQLRDFILAHNREPKTERAAVEA; encoded by the coding sequence ATGCTTTACCAGTTTCACGAATTCCAGCGCGCGCTGCTGAGCCCCATGACGGCCTGGGCTCAGGCGGCGTCGAAGTCGTTTGCAAACCCGGCGAGCCCGCTCGCCTACGTGCCCGGCGCGACGCGCCTGTCGGCCGCCTACGAATTGCTGTACCGCCTCGGCAAGGATTACGAAAAGCCCGAATTCAGCATTCATCAGATCGTTAAAGACGGCCACAACATTCCGATCGTCGAGCAGACGATCATCGAAAAGCCGTTTTGCCGCCTGCTGCGCTTCAAGCGCTACGCCGACGATAGCGGCGCCGTGTCGCAACTGAAGGACGAACCCGTCGTGCTGGTGTGCGCGCCGCTCTCCGGCCACCACTCCACTCTCTTGCGCGACACGGTGACCACGCTGCTGCAGGACCACAAGGTCTACATCACCGACTGGATCGACGCGCGCATGGTGCCGCTCGAAGAGGGCGAGTTCCATCTCAACGACTACGTCGCGTACATCCAGGAATTCATCCGCCACATCGGCGCCAAGAACCTGCACGTGATCTCGGTCTGCCAGCCGACGGTACCGGTACTCGCGGCAATCTCGCTGTTGGCGAGCCGCGGTGAAGACACCCCGCGCACGATGACGATGATGGGCGGCCCGATCGACGCGCGTAAGAGCCCGACGTCGGTCAACTCGCTCGCCGTCCAGCACTCGTACGAGTGGTTCGAAAACAACGTGATTCACATCGTGCCGTCGAACTATCCGGGCGTCGGCCGCCACGTGTATCCGGGCTTCCTGCAGCACACGGGCTTCGTCGCGATGAATCCGGAACGGCACGCGGCCTCGCACTGGGACTTCTATCAAAGCCTCTTGCGCGGCGATGAAGAGGATGCCGAAGCACACCGCCGCTTCTACGACGAATACAACGCGGTGCTCGACATGGCCGCCGAATACTATCTCGACACGATCCGCATCGTGTTCCAGGAATTCCGCCTGGCCGAAGGCACCTGGGTGATCGACGGCGAACCGGTGCGTCCGCAGGACATCAAGAAGACCGCGCTTTTCACGATCGAAGGCGAGCTCGACGACATCTCCGGCGACGGCCAGACGCGCGCCGCGCAAGATCTGTGCAGCGGCATTCCCGCCAAGAACAAGCGCCATTTCACGGCGGAGAAGTGCGGCCACTACGGCATCTTCTCCGGTCGACGCTGGCGCACGATCATCTATCCGCAGTTGCGCGACTTCATCCTCGCGCACAACAGGGAACCGAAGACCGAGCGCGCTGCCGTCGAAGCGTAA
- a CDS encoding glycoside hydrolase family 15 protein: protein MPAPIEDYALVGDGHTAALISRDGSVDWLCWPRFDSGACFAALLGAPEHGRWLLAPVTDEVPKITRRYRGETLVLETDYETAEGAVTVVDFMPPGNGWSELARIVVGKRGTVRMRMELVLRFDYGFSVPWVTSLSRDNGIKAIVGPDTVVLRTPVELRGQNMRTVSEFTVSAGERVPFTLAYAPSHLRIPPARDPHTSLARTENHWRDWSSRCVVTGRYAEPIRRSLITLKALAYEPTGGIVAAPTTSLPEHLGGTRNWDYRYCWLRDATITLLALMRGGYYDEARAWRAWLGRVMAGSPSQVQIMYGLAGERRLPESEIDWLPGYQGAKPVRIGNNAVGQLQLDVYGEVMNALHLARVGGLQTDETVWSVQCAMLDHLETIWQQPDEGIWEVRGGRQHFTFSKVMAWVAFDRAIRSSEKFDLPAPLEHWRAVREQIHADVCAKGWNPARNAFMQAYGSDDLDASTLLMPLLGFLPPSDPRIAGTVDAIEKNLMRDGFVLRYHTGDVDDGLPPGEGTFLACSFWLVDNLALQGRLDDAHALFERLLALANDVGLLSEEYDPATKRLVGNFPQAFSHVALVHTGLNLMRHEQGMTRATGHPAQNGAQSEEAGRQNA from the coding sequence ATGCCCGCACCCATTGAAGACTACGCACTCGTCGGCGACGGCCATACCGCCGCGTTGATCTCCCGCGACGGTTCCGTCGACTGGCTCTGCTGGCCGCGCTTCGATTCCGGCGCCTGTTTTGCCGCGCTGCTGGGCGCACCCGAGCACGGCCGCTGGCTGCTCGCGCCCGTGACGGACGAGGTGCCGAAGATCACGCGCCGCTATCGCGGCGAGACGCTGGTCCTCGAAACCGACTACGAAACGGCCGAGGGCGCCGTGACCGTCGTCGACTTCATGCCGCCCGGCAACGGCTGGTCCGAACTCGCGCGCATCGTGGTCGGCAAGCGCGGCACCGTGCGCATGCGGATGGAGCTGGTGCTGCGCTTCGACTACGGCTTTTCGGTGCCGTGGGTCACGAGCCTTTCGCGCGACAACGGCATCAAGGCGATCGTCGGGCCGGACACCGTCGTGCTCCGCACGCCGGTCGAGTTGCGCGGCCAAAACATGCGCACCGTCTCCGAGTTCACGGTGTCGGCGGGAGAGCGCGTGCCGTTCACGCTCGCGTACGCGCCTTCGCACTTGCGCATCCCGCCTGCGCGCGATCCGCATACGTCGCTCGCACGCACCGAAAATCATTGGCGCGACTGGTCGTCGCGCTGCGTGGTAACCGGCCGCTACGCCGAGCCGATCCGCCGTTCGCTGATCACGCTCAAGGCGCTCGCCTACGAGCCGACCGGCGGCATCGTCGCGGCGCCGACCACATCGCTGCCCGAGCACCTCGGCGGCACGCGCAACTGGGACTACCGCTATTGCTGGCTGCGCGACGCCACCATCACGCTGCTCGCGCTGATGCGCGGCGGCTACTACGACGAGGCGCGCGCGTGGCGGGCCTGGCTCGGCCGCGTGATGGCGGGCTCGCCGTCGCAAGTGCAGATCATGTACGGCTTGGCCGGCGAGCGCCGGCTGCCGGAATCGGAGATCGACTGGCTGCCCGGCTACCAGGGCGCGAAGCCGGTGCGTATCGGCAACAACGCGGTCGGTCAGCTGCAGCTCGACGTGTATGGCGAAGTGATGAACGCGCTGCATCTCGCGCGCGTCGGCGGCTTGCAGACGGACGAGACCGTGTGGTCGGTGCAATGCGCGATGCTCGACCATCTCGAGACGATCTGGCAGCAGCCCGACGAAGGCATCTGGGAAGTGCGCGGCGGCCGCCAGCACTTCACGTTCTCGAAGGTGATGGCGTGGGTGGCCTTCGATCGCGCGATCCGCTCGTCGGAAAAGTTCGACCTGCCCGCGCCGCTCGAGCATTGGCGCGCAGTCCGCGAGCAGATTCACGCCGACGTTTGCGCGAAGGGATGGAACCCGGCGCGCAACGCGTTCATGCAAGCCTATGGAAGCGACGACCTCGATGCATCCACCCTGCTGATGCCGTTGCTGGGTTTTCTGCCGCCCAGCGATCCGCGCATCGCGGGCACGGTCGATGCGATCGAAAAGAACCTGATGCGCGACGGTTTTGTCCTGCGCTATCACACCGGCGACGTCGACGACGGCCTGCCGCCCGGCGAAGGCACGTTCCTCGCCTGCAGCTTCTGGCTGGTCGACAACCTGGCGCTGCAAGGACGTCTCGACGATGCACACGCGCTCTTCGAGCGTTTGTTGGCGCTCGCCAACGACGTCGGTCTTTTATCGGAGGAATACGATCCGGCGACGAAGCGGCTCGTCGGCAACTTCCCGCAGGCGTTCTCGCACGTGGCGCTCGTGCATACCGGCTTGAACCTGATGCGGCACGAACAGGGGATGACTCGCGCGACCGGCCACCCTGCGCAGAACGGCGCGCAATCCGAGGAAGCGGGACGCCAAAACGCGTGA
- a CDS encoding DUF3096 domain-containing protein, giving the protein MNITLSLGPLVALIAGIMILVMPRLLNYIVALYLIIIGVIGLFGAGGPHHL; this is encoded by the coding sequence ATGAACATCACACTGAGCCTGGGACCGCTCGTCGCGCTGATCGCCGGCATCATGATTCTGGTGATGCCGCGCCTCTTGAACTACATCGTCGCGCTGTATCTGATCATCATCGGCGTGATCGGGCTGTTCGGCGCGGGCGGACCGCATCACCTGTGA
- a CDS encoding BON domain-containing protein, with the protein MKAIQAIKLASGALIIAASVSAFAQASGTDMASAPAAGMSKHHLKMSPAERALSKKVRAALAKAKGVSAANIIVRAQNDAVILEGSVPDQGQSDKATTVAQGVAGVGSVKNDLTVKEEGQ; encoded by the coding sequence ATGAAGGCTATTCAGGCAATCAAGCTGGCTAGCGGCGCGCTGATCATCGCGGCATCCGTGAGCGCCTTTGCGCAAGCAAGCGGTACGGACATGGCCTCGGCTCCCGCAGCAGGCATGTCGAAGCATCATCTCAAGATGTCGCCGGCTGAACGCGCATTGAGCAAGAAGGTGCGCGCGGCCCTTGCCAAGGCGAAGGGCGTGTCGGCTGCGAACATCATTGTGCGTGCCCAAAACGATGCCGTGATCCTGGAAGGCTCGGTGCCGGATCAGGGACAATCCGACAAGGCCACCACTGTCGCGCAAGGCGTCGCCGGTGTGGGCTCGGTCAAGAACGACCTGACCGTGAAGGAAGAGGGCCAGTAA
- a CDS encoding DNA translocase FtsK: MLHTVVLGWFGVSAVWFLPLFWRLAKSALPGGSGLRGPGTIRLWLGFAGVLLASCTLEASFASSGADGLGHALASGFGHLFGRIGTPLAMLSLMFVSVPWLIGFRWTSVLRWANVAFGLGLPLDGKKRDDEPRARRVAEAASASAASVASSAAAASAVSGASANPMAPKQTGRYARPTVWRPPAVSRGGSSGARHGAPAEPVAPAGWLRDQAASANAGALGPDMPGAGVLDADALIGRRGSAAGTSAAPGDTTTGFGAMANGVPRTPMNASNSRPVALGSTASKAAEATRRTAPPRPPVGSRPAPAAPRPVTRRYPVTTPHQPDYPKAAPPVPSASVQETLRAIEENAARWTTLAGASLARRGSTAASSPSDDATPATLGESAPIAHAHAVADEPAVENQAAATVAPELAAHVEADVEAPQTPQPPQPLAPWAAADEPALPAAPSHQAPNPPAAAPVPPVAVPVAAPAPRWAASITFDALLRPGNAPATAPAAPTAATGAMQPSASSVATPEEPAPPSGNLSEKAQENTSQPASALQSGAHPEPAANDAAPSNVVRFPGATQPEPAAVPAAQAENAAPAAADTSEPSAPRPALRGHAPTEFEFHAPKASSVELPSLDLLERASGDIETIPEERLAETGQLIEQRLQEFKVPVTVVGASAGPVITRFEVEPALGVRGSQIVGLMKDLSRGLGLTSIRVVETIPGKTCMGLELPNAKRQTIRLSEILESSAYQNSASQLTLAMGKDIIGHPIVTDLAKAPHMLVAGTTGSGKSVAINAMIVSLLYKATPEDVRLIMIDPKMLELSVYEGIPHLLAPVVTDMKLAANALNWCVGEMEKRYKLMSAVGVRNLASFNQKVRDAERAEKKLTNPFSLTPEAPEPLSTLPLIVVVIDELADLMMVAGKKIEELIARLAQKARAAGIHLILATQRPSVDVITGLIKANIPTRVAFQVSSKIDSRTILDQMGAESLLGQGDMLFLPPGTGYPQRVHGAFVADEEVHRIVDHLKQFGEPQYEEGILEGPASEGAAQDLFGDAPDPEADPLYDEAVAFVVRTRRASISSVQRQLRIGYNRAARLVEQMEAAGLVSSMGINGSREVLAPGPAE, from the coding sequence ATGCTGCATACGGTAGTCCTCGGCTGGTTCGGCGTTTCCGCCGTCTGGTTCCTTCCTCTTTTCTGGCGCCTTGCGAAGTCCGCGCTGCCGGGCGGCAGCGGGCTGCGCGGTCCCGGCACGATCCGTCTGTGGCTCGGCTTCGCGGGCGTGCTGCTCGCAAGCTGCACGCTCGAGGCGAGCTTCGCTTCGAGCGGCGCCGACGGGCTCGGCCACGCGCTCGCCTCCGGCTTTGGGCATCTGTTCGGCCGGATCGGCACGCCGCTCGCGATGCTCTCGCTGATGTTCGTGAGCGTGCCGTGGCTCATCGGCTTTCGCTGGACTAGCGTGCTGCGCTGGGCCAACGTCGCGTTCGGGCTCGGCTTGCCGCTCGACGGGAAAAAACGCGACGACGAGCCGCGCGCCCGGCGCGTTGCCGAAGCGGCGAGCGCCTCTGCCGCGTCGGTTGCGTCCAGCGCGGCGGCGGCATCTGCTGTGTCCGGCGCGAGCGCGAATCCGATGGCGCCCAAGCAAACTGGCCGATACGCGCGGCCGACCGTCTGGCGTCCGCCGGCGGTTTCGCGTGGCGGCAGCAGCGGCGCGCGCCACGGTGCGCCGGCGGAACCCGTAGCACCTGCAGGCTGGCTGCGCGATCAGGCGGCATCCGCGAATGCGGGCGCGCTGGGCCCTGATATGCCGGGCGCCGGCGTACTGGACGCAGATGCGCTGATCGGCAGGCGCGGCTCGGCCGCCGGCACGAGCGCAGCGCCAGGCGATACGACCACCGGATTCGGCGCGATGGCGAACGGCGTGCCGCGCACGCCGATGAACGCATCGAATTCGCGCCCCGTTGCGCTCGGGTCGACCGCATCGAAAGCCGCGGAGGCAACGCGGCGAACCGCGCCGCCGCGACCGCCCGTCGGGTCTCGCCCTGCGCCGGCAGCACCGCGCCCTGTGACTCGCCGCTATCCGGTCACGACGCCTCACCAGCCCGACTATCCGAAAGCGGCGCCGCCGGTGCCGTCCGCGAGCGTGCAGGAGACGCTGCGCGCAATCGAGGAAAACGCCGCGCGCTGGACGACGCTTGCAGGCGCGAGCCTCGCCCGCCGCGGCAGCACAGCGGCGAGTTCTCCATCAGACGATGCGACACCGGCAACGCTTGGCGAATCGGCTCCGATAGCCCATGCGCATGCCGTTGCCGATGAACCCGCCGTGGAGAATCAGGCAGCCGCCACCGTCGCGCCTGAGCTTGCCGCCCACGTTGAAGCCGATGTGGAAGCGCCGCAAACGCCCCAACCGCCCCAGCCGCTTGCGCCCTGGGCTGCAGCCGACGAACCGGCGCTGCCTGCCGCACCGTCTCATCAAGCGCCGAATCCGCCCGCGGCGGCACCGGTGCCGCCCGTGGCCGTCCCTGTCGCGGCGCCTGCGCCGCGCTGGGCTGCGTCGATCACGTTCGATGCGTTGCTGCGCCCCGGCAATGCGCCGGCGACCGCACCAGCCGCACCGACAGCGGCGACGGGCGCAATGCAACCGTCGGCATCGTCAGTAGCGACACCGGAAGAACCGGCGCCACCCTCCGGCAACCTTAGCGAGAAGGCGCAGGAGAACACATCGCAACCCGCGAGCGCATTGCAGTCCGGCGCGCACCCCGAGCCGGCCGCCAACGACGCCGCGCCATCAAACGTCGTCCGCTTCCCCGGCGCAACGCAGCCCGAACCCGCTGCGGTCCCGGCAGCGCAAGCCGAAAACGCCGCACCTGCCGCCGCAGACACATCCGAACCCTCCGCCCCGCGCCCTGCCCTGCGCGGCCATGCGCCGACCGAGTTCGAATTCCACGCGCCGAAGGCATCGTCGGTCGAGCTGCCCTCGCTCGATTTGCTCGAGCGCGCTTCCGGCGACATCGAGACGATCCCCGAAGAGCGTCTCGCCGAAACCGGTCAGTTGATCGAACAGCGCCTGCAGGAATTCAAAGTGCCGGTGACGGTGGTCGGCGCGTCCGCCGGCCCTGTCATCACGCGCTTCGAAGTCGAGCCCGCTCTCGGCGTGCGCGGCAGCCAGATCGTCGGCTTGATGAAGGACCTCTCGCGCGGGCTCGGCCTCACGTCGATCCGCGTGGTCGAGACGATCCCCGGCAAGACCTGCATGGGCCTCGAATTGCCGAACGCGAAGCGGCAGACGATCCGCCTCTCGGAGATCCTCGAATCGAGTGCCTACCAGAACTCGGCGTCACAGCTCACGCTCGCGATGGGCAAGGACATCATCGGCCATCCGATCGTCACCGATCTCGCGAAAGCGCCGCACATGCTCGTGGCCGGCACGACCGGTTCGGGCAAGTCGGTGGCGATCAACGCGATGATCGTGTCGCTGCTCTACAAGGCGACGCCCGAGGACGTGCGCCTCATCATGATCGATCCGAAGATGCTCGAGCTTTCCGTGTACGAGGGCATCCCGCATCTGCTTGCGCCGGTCGTCACGGACATGAAACTCGCGGCCAACGCGCTCAACTGGTGCGTCGGCGAAATGGAGAAGCGCTACAAGCTGATGTCGGCGGTCGGCGTGCGCAATCTGGCGAGCTTCAACCAGAAGGTGCGTGACGCCGAGCGCGCCGAAAAAAAGCTGACCAATCCGTTCTCGCTCACGCCCGAGGCGCCCGAGCCGCTGTCGACGCTGCCGCTCATCGTGGTCGTGATCGACGAGCTCGCCGATCTGATGATGGTCGCCGGCAAGAAGATCGAAGAATTGATCGCGCGGCTCGCGCAGAAAGCGCGCGCGGCCGGCATCCATCTGATTCTGGCGACGCAGCGTCCCTCGGTGGACGTGATCACCGGTCTCATCAAGGCGAACATTCCGACCCGCGTCGCGTTCCAGGTGTCGTCAAAGATCGATTCGCGCACCATCCTCGATCAGATGGGCGCCGAGTCGCTCCTCGGCCAGGGTGACATGCTGTTCCTGCCGCCCGGCACCGGCTACCCGCAGCGCGTGCACGGCGCGTTCGTCGCGGACGAGGAAGTGCATCGGATCGTCGACCATCTGAAGCAATTCGGCGAGCCGCAGTACGAGGAAGGCATTCTCGAGGGGCCGGCAAGCGAAGGCGCTGCGCAGGATCTGTTCGGCGATGCGCCCGACCCGGAAGCCGATCCGCTCTATGACGAAGCCGTGGCGTTCGTCGTGCGCACGCGGCGCGCGTCGATCTCGTCGGTGCAGCGTCAGTTGCGCATCGGCTACAACCGCGCGGCGCGGCTCGTCGAGCAGATGGAGGCGGCGGGGCTGGTGTCGTCGATGGGCATCAACGGCAGCCGCGAAGTGCTGGCGCCAGGGCCGGCGGAATAG
- a CDS encoding META domain-containing protein, with protein sequence MPNQSTAPRRATVFARARISLSALTLATLAAACAMPKHLDSSAPPSDPFNPAATQLLDDTSWELAEWKNADGSTRALPQAGNGTNGASGDALTLDFSTAGGQRRVSGFSGCNRYMGSYTLKNGSLSFGPLASTRKACQSPAGDLEGAYLDGLAHVAKAGVQMKPPQQLQIVFENGETLIFSHPRGQ encoded by the coding sequence ATGCCGAATCAGTCAACCGCGCCGCGACGCGCCACCGTTTTTGCGCGCGCAAGGATCTCATTGAGCGCGTTGACCTTAGCCACGCTCGCCGCCGCCTGCGCGATGCCGAAGCACCTCGATTCGTCCGCGCCGCCAAGCGACCCGTTCAATCCCGCGGCAACGCAATTGCTCGACGACACGAGCTGGGAATTGGCGGAGTGGAAAAACGCCGACGGCAGCACGCGCGCGCTTCCGCAAGCCGGGAACGGCACAAACGGCGCGAGCGGCGACGCGCTCACGCTCGACTTCTCGACCGCCGGCGGCCAGCGCCGCGTGAGCGGCTTCTCGGGCTGCAACCGCTATATGGGCAGCTACACGCTCAAGAACGGCAGCTTGTCGTTCGGCCCGCTCGCCAGCACGCGCAAGGCGTGTCAATCTCCGGCGGGGGATCTGGAAGGCGCGTATCTCGACGGGCTCGCGCACGTCGCGAAAGCGGGCGTGCAAATGAAGCCGCCTCAGCAATTGCAGATCGTGTTCGAAAACGGTGAGACGCTGATTTTTTCGCATCCTCGCGGCCAATGA